The DNA sequence GCGCATCTGATGTTTCTGGAGGATCCGGAGTACATGGGAGCGGTGGAGTCAAAAATCCGGCAGGAGCGCCTGTCTTCCATGGCAGCCCTGGCCGAGGTGTCCGATCAGTTCGGTCAGATGTTTGCCTCGCTGGAGGATGAATACATGAGGGAACGGGCAGCCGATCTGGAAGACGTCAGCCGGCGACTGCTGCGCATCCTGTCCGGTGAACAGCCCGAGGAAGAGTCTCATGCCGAACAAACCGTGCTGGTGGCCAGGGATCTGACGCCTTCGGATACAGCAGCACTGGATCGTTCGAAAGTCATCGCCTTTGTCACCGATGCCGGCGGGCGGACCTCACACACCGCCATCATGGCCCGTTCCATGCAAATTCCGGCAGTGGTCGGCCTGAAGAACATCACCGCCCGGGTGAAGAGCGGAGACCATATGCTGGTGGACGGAAACCGGGGGGAAGTCCTGGTTAATCCGACTCCGGAACAGATTCGGATGTTTCACGAACAGGAACAGGAATACCGGGAGGAGCAGGAAGCGCTGCGCCGCCTGATTCATGTCCGGACCCGGACGCTGGACGGCAAGGACATTGAAGTAGCCGCCAATATCAGCCGGCCTCAGGATGTCGACCAGGCCATTGCCAACGGGGCCGACGGAATCGGACTCTACCGGACGGAATTCCTGTACATGAACCGCCTGGACCTGCCCAGCGAAGAGGAACAGGTGGAAGCCTTCCGCTATGTTCTGGAACGGATGGAGGGCAAGCCGGTCATCATCCGAACCCTGGACATCGGCGGCGACAAGGCGGCCCACTCCCTGGATCTGCCCCGGGAGGAGAACCCCTTCCTCGGGTATCGGGCCATCCGGCTTTGCCTGGATCGCCCCGACCTGTTCAAGGTTCAGCTGCGGGCTCTGCTGCGGGCCTCGGTGTATGGCAATCTGAAGGTGATGTTTCCCATGATTTCCGGCATCGAGGAGTACCGGGCAGCCATGGCCCTGGTTGAAGACTGCCAGGCCGAACTGGACCGGGAGAATATTCCCTGGAGCAAAACCATAGCCTGGGGCATTACGGTGGAGATTCCCTCCACCGCCATTATGGGAAAAGAGATTGCCTCTGAAGTTGACTTTCTCTCCATTGGAACCAATGACCTGACCCAGTACACCCTGGCCTGCGACCGGATGTCCGAAAAAGTTTCAGGACTGTACGACCCCATGCATCCTGCCGTCCTGCGCCTGATACAGATGACCATCGAAGGCGGCCATGCCTGGGGAAAAAGCGTCGGAATGTGCGGCGAAATGGCAGGAGATCCGGAAGCCATCGCGTTCCTGGTCCGGCTCGGACTGGATCAGTTCAGCATGGCCCCCGGCGGAATTCTGTCAGCCCGGGAGATCATTCTGCAGAGCGAAGCAGGGGATCCGGTCGATAAATATTAAAAAACTCTTCATACTTCCCGCCCTTTATTTAAAATATTTGACGGGTTTGTCTGATATAATCAATTTACATTGAAGTCGAGGAGGACAAGTAGAATGATCGAACATGTTACAGACTCCAATTTCGCTGACGTAGTGGAAAAAAGCAGCGAATTGGTATTAGTTGATTTTTGGGCCAGCTGGTGCGGTCCCTGCAAAATGCTGGGTCCCATCTTTGAAGAAGTGTCCGGTGAAGTTGCCGGCGTGACTTTTGCCAAGCTGAATGTAGATGAAAACCCCTCCACCGCTGCCCGTTATCGCGTTGGATCCATCCCAACCGTACTCGCCATTAAGAACGGCCGGGTCGTGGATACCATGGTCGGTTTCAAACCGAAGGCTGAAATCAAGAAATTTGTTGAAAGAAACCGTTAATCCGGTATTCCAGTAAGCAAAGCCAAACTTCAATAAACTCAAAAAACCAGGCCTCGCCTGGTTTTTTGCATCGAAGCATTTCATTGAAAACGGCCAACTGTCCGCTTGAATCCCAGAAGACCCGGTTTGCGGAACAGTCGATTTACGGAACAGCTGGAGCAAAGAACAATGGGTCACGGTACAGTCGGAGCAAAGAACAGCGGATTCTGGAACAGTCGGATCGAGAAACAGTCGGATCGAGAAACAGTCGGACCATATACTGTCGGATCCAAACGTTGGATCATAAAAGAGGAGAGAAACCAATGACCTATCAATTGCATTCCATTGAGGGCGAGGAGGACCGGCAAAAGATCCTTGAGATATTCCAGTCCAATCCCGGATATTTTCTGATGTTTCAGGGAAGGACCGCGCAGATGAGTGATGTCCTTTCGATCCTGGAGGAACGTCCGCCCGGCGACCCTTTGGTCGACAAGCAGTTCTGCCTGATTGAGGGGCAGACCGGGCAAGGCTCTCGGCCGGCCGCTGTGGCCGACTGGCTCAGGGATTACCCGGAAGCCGGCATCTGGTACGTTGGACTCTTCATGACGGCGGCTTCCCTTCATGGGACTGGCCAGTCCAGGGCAATCTACCGGTGGCTGGAAGAGCAGCTTCGGTCGGAAGGAGCGGTCAGAATCCGGCTGGCTGTGCTGAGGGACAATCACCGCGCCCTGCGTTTCTGGCATAACGCCGGCTTCCGCGAAACTGACCGCAGAACCCACGCCGGGGAGGGCGTCACGCATCAGGTCATCGTCCTGGAGAAGCATCTGATGACCAGGGACTGAACTGGGCGTCAATGCTGAGGAATAAGAGAAGAAAAAATAATTTTGTGAAAAATCTGGGAGCCCGTTGCCTTTTTTGATTGGAAGCAATATAATTAGGAACATAATCCCAACTGAATTACTAGGAAATACAGCGAAAAAGGAAAGTAGTCTGTCACGAATTTTTAGAGAGAGCGTCTCATCGGCTGAAAGGATGCTTATTGGAAGGACAGGGGAAGTGCCCTTTGGAGTACAGCACCGAATCAAGTAGGCTGCTGCGGAACCACCCGTTAACGTGGAGTAGCATGATCGTGCTATGGAAAAGTGGGCAAAAGCAATTAGAGTGGAACCGCGGAATTCATCCGTCTCTTGGATAAGAGATGGATTTTTTGTTTTTTCGCAGACCTTCACGCTCGAATTTGCTAGTTATTTCAGAGGAAATCAAAGAAAGAAGGTTATACAGATGGACATCAGAACTACATTGGATCTTGTAGGGAATACACCGGTGGTCAAGCTGCCGGGAGAGAATATTTATCTTAAAATGGAGAAATTCAATCCGGGCGGCAGTGTTAAGGATCGGGCAGCCCTGGGCATGATCCGGGAAGCGGAAAGCCAGGGCCTGCTCAAAAAGAACGGGACCATCGTGGAACCGACCAGCGGAAATACCGGCATTGCCCTGGCTCTGATCGGGCGCATGTCGGGCTATCGCGTCATCATCACCATGCCTGAAACCATGAGCGTAGAGCGGCGCAGCATCCTGGCGGCACACGGAGCGACCCTGATCCTGACCGAAGGAACCAAAGGAATGAGCGGTGCCATCGAACGGGCCAGGGAACTGGTCGCGGCGGATCCCTCCATGTTCATGCCCGATCAGTTCAATAATCCGGCCAATGCGAGGATTCACTATATGACCACGGGACCGGAAATCCTGCGTCAGCTGCCTGAGGTGGATATCTTCACGGCGGGGGTGGGAACCGGCGGTACCATCACCGGCGTATCCCGGCGGCTGAAGGAGCATAGTGCCGCCATCCGCACCGTTGCGGTGGAACCGGCCAAATCAGCCGTTCTGTCCGGCAGCGGCCCGGCTCCCCACAAGATTCAGGGCATCGGCGCCGGATTCATTCCCGGAAACTATCAGTCAGAGTATGTGGACGAGATTTTGACGATCACCGATGAGGAAGCGATTGATACGGCGGTGGAAGTTTCGGCTGCCATCGGCATGCTGGTGGGGATCTCCACCGGAGCCAATGTGGCGGCAGCCCGCCAGCTGGCCAAACGCTATGGTCAGGACAAGAACATCATGACCATCTCACCGGACGGCGGAGAAAAGTACCTGTCCATGGTGAAATATTAGAAGGA is a window from the Clostridiaceae bacterium HFYG-1003 genome containing:
- the trxA gene encoding thioredoxin, which translates into the protein MIEHVTDSNFADVVEKSSELVLVDFWASWCGPCKMLGPIFEEVSGEVAGVTFAKLNVDENPSTAARYRVGSIPTVLAIKNGRVVDTMVGFKPKAEIKKFVERNR
- a CDS encoding GNAT family N-acetyltransferase is translated as MTYQLHSIEGEEDRQKILEIFQSNPGYFLMFQGRTAQMSDVLSILEERPPGDPLVDKQFCLIEGQTGQGSRPAAVADWLRDYPEAGIWYVGLFMTAASLHGTGQSRAIYRWLEEQLRSEGAVRIRLAVLRDNHRALRFWHNAGFRETDRRTHAGEGVTHQVIVLEKHLMTRD
- the cysK gene encoding cysteine synthase A → MDIRTTLDLVGNTPVVKLPGENIYLKMEKFNPGGSVKDRAALGMIREAESQGLLKKNGTIVEPTSGNTGIALALIGRMSGYRVIITMPETMSVERRSILAAHGATLILTEGTKGMSGAIERARELVAADPSMFMPDQFNNPANARIHYMTTGPEILRQLPEVDIFTAGVGTGGTITGVSRRLKEHSAAIRTVAVEPAKSAVLSGSGPAPHKIQGIGAGFIPGNYQSEYVDEILTITDEEAIDTAVEVSAAIGMLVGISTGANVAAARQLAKRYGQDKNIMTISPDGGEKYLSMVKY
- the ptsP gene encoding phosphoenolpyruvate--protein phosphotransferase — encoded protein: MYQGIAAAEGYASGIVHLKRDWELLIETGNHYDPRQELARLEQARQEARLQLEEIRRQAAIDLGEDHAAVFDAHLMFLEDPEYMGAVESKIRQERLSSMAALAEVSDQFGQMFASLEDEYMRERAADLEDVSRRLLRILSGEQPEEESHAEQTVLVARDLTPSDTAALDRSKVIAFVTDAGGRTSHTAIMARSMQIPAVVGLKNITARVKSGDHMLVDGNRGEVLVNPTPEQIRMFHEQEQEYREEQEALRRLIHVRTRTLDGKDIEVAANISRPQDVDQAIANGADGIGLYRTEFLYMNRLDLPSEEEQVEAFRYVLERMEGKPVIIRTLDIGGDKAAHSLDLPREENPFLGYRAIRLCLDRPDLFKVQLRALLRASVYGNLKVMFPMISGIEEYRAAMALVEDCQAELDRENIPWSKTIAWGITVEIPSTAIMGKEIASEVDFLSIGTNDLTQYTLACDRMSEKVSGLYDPMHPAVLRLIQMTIEGGHAWGKSVGMCGEMAGDPEAIAFLVRLGLDQFSMAPGGILSAREIILQSEAGDPVDKY